The following proteins are encoded in a genomic region of Flammeovirga pectinis:
- a CDS encoding lipoprotein signal peptidase translates to MGNTKKLSLTTIYSVAIFVIAIDQLSKLLVHNFMEMGTLGEVHVIGDWFRLHYLLNPGMAFGMQFGNEYGKLLLTLFRILASGGIVYAIYSLYKKDTTHLGFLVCISMILGGAIGNAVDSIFYGVLIEGNVIPGSSTPWFHGQVIDMLYFPMVEGNFPSWIPALGGDHFLFFSPVFNIADSAIFLGVAFILIFQNRFTENEN, encoded by the coding sequence ATGGGAAATACAAAAAAATTAAGCCTAACAACAATATATAGTGTTGCCATATTTGTAATTGCTATAGACCAATTAAGTAAACTATTGGTCCATAATTTTATGGAAATGGGTACTCTAGGAGAGGTGCATGTAATAGGAGATTGGTTTAGATTACATTACCTATTAAACCCAGGTATGGCTTTTGGAATGCAGTTTGGGAATGAATATGGAAAGCTATTACTAACACTTTTTAGAATTCTAGCTTCTGGAGGTATTGTTTATGCAATTTATTCACTGTATAAAAAGGATACTACTCATTTAGGTTTCTTAGTTTGTATTTCTATGATATTAGGTGGGGCAATAGGTAATGCTGTGGATAGTATTTTCTATGGTGTTTTGATAGAAGGGAACGTTATTCCGGGGTCTTCAACACCTTGGTTCCATGGGCAAGTAATTGATATGTTATATTTCCCAATGGTTGAAGGGAATTTTCCTTCTTGGATTCCTGCTTTAGGTGGAGATCATTTTCTGTTTTTTAGTCCTGTATTTAATATTGCAGACTCAGCAATTTTTCTTGGCGTTGCTTTTATTCTAATTTTTCAGAATCGTTTTACAGAAAACGAGAACTAA
- a CDS encoding YceI family protein, with amino-acid sequence MKKSLLSTFLIVSLFSTLTFAQSREILNDKSEVKVEGTSSLHDWHCDVESISGSADVSVEGDKVTAVNTLDLTFVVKSLKSGKGSMDKNVYAALKEKNNPNITFKSSKATIDANGVVSAEGQLTIAGASKNVTLTAQSSVESGVVSFKGKTTFNMTEYSVEPPTAMFGTITTGDEVTIVYNVSI; translated from the coding sequence ATGAAAAAATCATTATTATCTACATTTTTAATAGTTTCACTATTTTCAACATTAACTTTTGCACAATCAAGAGAAATCTTAAATGACAAAAGTGAAGTAAAAGTTGAAGGAACTTCTTCTTTACATGATTGGCACTGTGACGTTGAATCAATTTCTGGTTCAGCAGATGTAAGTGTTGAAGGAGATAAAGTTACAGCCGTAAACACATTAGATCTTACTTTTGTTGTAAAAAGCTTAAAGTCTGGAAAAGGATCTATGGATAAGAACGTTTACGCAGCTTTAAAAGAAAAAAACAATCCTAATATTACGTTTAAGTCATCAAAAGCAACAATTGATGCAAACGGTGTTGTTTCAGCAGAAGGTCAATTAACGATTGCTGGAGCATCTAAAAACGTTACGTTAACAGCTCAATCATCAGTTGAATCTGGTGTAGTGTCTTTTAAAGGTAAAACTACTTTTAATATGACAGAGTATTCAGTAGAGCCACCAACAGCAATGTTTGGCACAATTACTACAGGAGATGAAGTAACGATCGTTTACAACGTATCTATCTAA
- a CDS encoding YifB family Mg chelatase-like AAA ATPase: protein MISKTYGSSVYGVDATLIEIEVNVLNGKNLYVVGMPDSAIKESEHRVESAVKHFGYVIPRQKVLVNLAPASVKKEGAAFDLPIALSILQASEQIGAKELDNYVILGELSLDGKLRPIKGALPIAIEARKKGFKGFILPKENAKEAAIVNNLDVIAVESLLEAIEFVQGDKEITPLKIDTRELFSDTLNDYEVDFSQVQGQENMKRALEIAAAGGHNVIMIGPPGAGKTMLAKRLATILPSLTLQESLETTKIHSVAGKLEENAHLISTRPFRSPHHTISDVALVGGGGIPQPGEISLSHNGVLFLDELPEFKRTVLEVMRQPLEERQVTISRAKMSVDFPANFMLIASMNPCPCGYHNHPEKDCICPPGAVQRYLNKVSGPLLDRIDLHVEVTPVSFDQMTETKEAESSQEIRERVIKAREIQKERFTDQSTTVHCNAMMPSQVVKKICGLDPLGKNLLKAAMDRLGLSARAYDRILKVSRTIADLAGSEKILAEHIAEAIQYRSLDRDNWAEG from the coding sequence ATGATTTCTAAAACTTATGGAAGTTCAGTCTATGGAGTAGATGCTACGCTCATAGAGATTGAAGTAAATGTACTTAACGGAAAAAATCTATACGTGGTGGGAATGCCAGATAGTGCTATTAAAGAAAGTGAGCACCGTGTAGAATCTGCTGTAAAACATTTTGGTTATGTAATTCCAAGACAAAAGGTTTTGGTAAATTTAGCACCTGCCTCTGTTAAAAAAGAAGGAGCTGCCTTTGATTTACCCATTGCGTTGTCTATTCTTCAGGCATCTGAACAAATTGGAGCTAAAGAATTGGACAATTATGTGATTTTAGGAGAGCTTTCTTTAGACGGTAAATTACGTCCTATTAAAGGAGCTTTACCCATAGCTATAGAAGCTAGAAAAAAGGGTTTTAAAGGATTTATCCTCCCAAAAGAAAATGCTAAGGAAGCTGCTATCGTAAATAATCTTGATGTTATTGCCGTAGAAAGTTTATTAGAAGCTATTGAGTTTGTTCAAGGTGATAAGGAAATTACTCCTTTAAAAATTGATACAAGAGAGCTGTTTTCAGATACTTTAAATGATTATGAAGTTGACTTTTCTCAGGTTCAAGGACAGGAGAATATGAAAAGGGCATTAGAAATTGCAGCTGCAGGTGGACATAATGTGATTATGATTGGACCTCCAGGTGCTGGTAAAACAATGTTAGCAAAAAGACTAGCAACCATATTGCCCTCATTGACATTACAAGAATCTCTAGAAACAACTAAAATACATTCTGTAGCTGGAAAATTAGAAGAAAATGCTCATCTAATATCTACAAGACCTTTTAGATCTCCGCATCATACTATTAGTGATGTTGCTCTAGTAGGTGGAGGTGGAATTCCACAACCAGGAGAAATATCATTATCGCATAATGGGGTTTTATTTTTAGATGAGTTACCTGAATTTAAAAGAACGGTACTGGAAGTAATGAGACAGCCACTAGAAGAAAGACAGGTAACAATCTCAAGAGCTAAAATGTCTGTTGATTTTCCCGCTAACTTTATGCTTATAGCAAGTATGAACCCATGTCCATGTGGATACCATAACCATCCAGAAAAAGATTGTATTTGCCCTCCAGGAGCAGTACAACGTTATTTAAATAAAGTAAGTGGACCTTTATTGGATAGAATAGATTTACATGTTGAGGTAACGCCTGTTTCTTTTGATCAAATGACAGAGACAAAAGAAGCAGAAAGCAGCCAAGAAATTCGTGAAAGAGTAATAAAAGCGAGAGAAATTCAGAAAGAACGTTTTACAGATCAGTCTACAACTGTACATTGTAATGCCATGATGCCTTCTCAGGTTGTAAAAAAAATATGCGGTTTAGATCCTTTAGGAAAAAATCTTCTAAAAGCAGCAATGGACAGGTTAGGTCTTTCTGCACGTGCTTATGATAGGATTTTAAAGGTTTCTAGAACAATTGCAGACCTTGCAGGTAGTGAAAAGATACTTGCAGAGCACATTGCAGAGGCAATTCAGTACAGAAGTTTGGACAGAGATAATTGGGCAGAAGGTTAA
- the trkA gene encoding Trk system potassium transporter TrkA, which translates to MKIIIAGAGDVGFHLGKLLAHEDHDITLIDTDEESLNHAANHIDVATVKGSSTSFSVLEEAKVSKSDMLISVTSSEETNLITAMVAKRLGAKRTIARINNSELLHSRDILDMRRMGVDEMISPQLLATKEIKRLLKEAAITDTFEFEKGLLSLIGITIDEEKPLCGKTLEETTYLNKDFKFLTVAILRNDETLIPRGDTRFQLGDHVYYIAKPEGVESVLQLTGKKLSKKIKRLIILGGGKVGFYAARSLSHKYNVVLIEKDRDKAIELAEELPNTLVIHGDGRNVDLLEEEGIDTADAFIAVTGDSETNIITSLVAKKHGVQKTIALVENMDYIHLSQNMGVDTLINKKLIAASFIFRYIRRGEIISLTNVHGVDAEVLEFVVNENSPVTKKELKDLGFPKSAIIGGAIRKGKAYIPKGDFQFEPYDRAVVLTRPECISKVEAFFR; encoded by the coding sequence GTGAAAATCATAATCGCTGGTGCTGGAGATGTAGGGTTCCACTTAGGAAAACTACTCGCACACGAAGATCACGATATAACTCTTATCGATACAGACGAAGAAAGTCTTAATCATGCGGCAAATCATATTGACGTTGCTACAGTTAAAGGTTCGTCTACTTCTTTTTCTGTTTTAGAAGAAGCAAAAGTAAGCAAGTCTGACATGCTTATTTCTGTAACCTCATCTGAAGAAACCAATCTTATAACTGCCATGGTAGCAAAAAGATTAGGTGCTAAGAGGACTATTGCGCGTATAAATAACAGTGAACTCCTACATTCTAGAGATATATTAGATATGCGTAGAATGGGTGTAGATGAAATGATTTCGCCACAGTTGTTAGCAACAAAGGAAATTAAAAGATTACTAAAAGAAGCCGCAATTACAGATACTTTTGAGTTCGAAAAAGGTTTACTTTCTCTAATAGGTATTACTATTGATGAAGAAAAACCTCTTTGCGGTAAGACTTTAGAAGAAACTACTTATTTAAATAAAGACTTTAAGTTCTTAACAGTAGCTATTCTTAGAAATGATGAAACATTAATTCCAAGAGGAGATACTCGCTTTCAACTTGGAGACCATGTATATTATATTGCTAAGCCAGAAGGTGTAGAAAGTGTTCTTCAGCTTACAGGTAAAAAATTATCAAAGAAAATTAAGCGTTTGATAATTCTTGGTGGTGGTAAAGTTGGTTTTTATGCCGCTAGATCATTAAGTCATAAATATAATGTTGTATTAATAGAAAAGGATAGAGACAAAGCAATAGAATTGGCAGAGGAACTTCCAAATACATTAGTTATACATGGCGATGGTAGAAACGTAGATCTTTTAGAGGAAGAAGGAATTGATACTGCTGATGCTTTTATTGCAGTTACTGGCGACTCAGAGACAAATATTATTACATCTCTAGTTGCAAAGAAACACGGTGTTCAGAAAACGATTGCCTTAGTAGAGAATATGGATTATATTCATTTATCTCAAAATATGGGTGTGGATACTTTAATTAATAAAAAACTTATTGCAGCAAGCTTTATTTTTAGATATATCAGAAGAGGAGAAATTATTTCTTTAACAAACGTTCATGGCGTGGATGCTGAAGTTTTAGAATTTGTGGTGAATGAAAATTCTCCTGTTACTAAAAAAGAGTTGAAAGATTTAGGTTTCCCTAAGTCGGCAATTATTGGAGGGGCAATCCGTAAAGGAAAAGCATATATTCCTAAGGGTGATTTCCAATTTGAACCATATGATAGGGCTGTGGTACTTACACGACCTGAATGTATCTCTAAAGTGGAAGCTTTCTTCCGTTAA
- a CDS encoding TrkH family potassium uptake protein, with amino-acid sequence MADYVQRKNHFNIGLIARIMGILILLNGIFMFTCLPFSFYFGDGDWWALTEAGLITVLSGGLIMFYGERKGYKKEIKKKDGYIIVSLGWTVMAFFGSLPYLFSLENPSLTNAYFETISGYSTTGASILTDIESVGKGILFWRSLTQWIGGMGIIVLAVAVLPFLGIGGMQLFVAEAPGISPDKLQPRIKETAKRLWWVYAGLTGIETILLMTGGMNFYDAINHALTTMATGGFSTYNDSAASMSPYIQYILIVFMILAGTNFTLNYFLFKRMFKAIWTNEEFRYYAGIIISASLAIGGVVAFSSDLTIEKSFRDALFQVVSIITTTGYVSADYTAWAPFATMIIFVLMFCGGMAGSTAGGVKIVRHIILFKNSFIELKRQLHPTAIIPVRFNKKAIKEGITFNVLAFIMAYLLIFGLGILVMSALGVDLMTSLGAVATSLGNIGPGIGTVGPVDNFAHLPDAAKWILSFLMLLGRLELFTVMIIFTPYFWSRF; translated from the coding sequence ATGGCAGACTACGTACAGCGTAAAAATCATTTCAATATTGGACTGATTGCTAGAATTATGGGGATTCTAATTCTTCTGAATGGAATCTTTATGTTTACTTGTTTACCCTTTTCTTTTTATTTTGGAGATGGTGATTGGTGGGCACTTACAGAAGCAGGGTTAATAACTGTGCTTTCTGGAGGTTTAATTATGTTCTATGGCGAACGTAAAGGATATAAAAAGGAAATTAAGAAAAAGGATGGTTATATTATTGTGTCGCTTGGGTGGACGGTAATGGCATTTTTTGGAAGTTTACCTTATCTTTTTAGCCTAGAAAATCCATCGCTTACAAATGCATATTTCGAAACAATTTCAGGATATTCTACAACAGGAGCGTCAATTCTAACAGATATTGAATCTGTTGGTAAAGGTATTTTATTTTGGAGAAGCTTAACCCAATGGATTGGGGGAATGGGGATTATAGTTTTGGCAGTTGCTGTATTACCGTTTTTAGGAATTGGTGGTATGCAATTATTTGTAGCCGAAGCTCCCGGAATATCTCCAGATAAATTACAACCAAGAATAAAAGAAACAGCCAAACGTTTGTGGTGGGTGTATGCTGGTTTAACAGGTATAGAAACAATCCTTTTGATGACAGGGGGAATGAACTTCTATGATGCTATAAACCATGCATTAACTACAATGGCAACAGGTGGTTTTTCTACTTATAACGATAGTGCTGCATCAATGTCTCCATACATTCAATATATACTTATTGTATTTATGATTTTGGCAGGTACTAACTTTACGTTGAACTACTTTTTGTTTAAAAGAATGTTCAAAGCTATTTGGACCAATGAGGAGTTTCGTTATTATGCAGGAATTATTATATCAGCGTCTCTTGCAATTGGTGGTGTTGTTGCTTTTTCTTCTGATTTAACTATCGAGAAATCTTTTAGAGATGCACTGTTTCAGGTTGTATCAATTATAACGACAACGGGATATGTTTCTGCTGATTATACAGCGTGGGCACCTTTTGCAACCATGATAATATTTGTATTAATGTTTTGTGGTGGTATGGCAGGGTCTACTGCCGGTGGTGTAAAGATTGTTCGACATATCATTTTATTTAAAAATTCATTCATAGAATTAAAAAGACAATTACACCCCACAGCAATTATTCCTGTAAGGTTTAATAAAAAAGCAATTAAAGAAGGGATTACATTTAATGTTCTTGCTTTTATTATGGCCTATTTATTGATCTTTGGATTGGGTATATTAGTAATGTCTGCTTTAGGTGTTGACTTAATGACTTCTTTAGGAGCAGTTGCAACGTCTTTAGGGAATATCGGCCCAGGTATTGGTACTGTTGGTCCGGTAGATAATTTTGCACACTTACCAGATGCTGCAAAATGGATATTATCATTTTTAATGTTGCTAGGTAGACTTGAACTGTTTACAGTAATGATTATCTTCACACCTTATTTTTGGAGTAGATTTTAA